A part of Acidimicrobiales bacterium genomic DNA contains:
- a CDS encoding acyl-CoA dehydrogenase family protein, whose product MPDITLEEFEKEARAFLDANAPLREEEKRFVWGEGSDRVALFDEKARDAERVELQRAQAWRATKFDAGFGWVGGPAQYGGRELPAAYDRLWQSLESRYQTPNQGFFGIGLGMVAPTILAHGSDTARDAYLRKMYRGDIVGCQLFSEPGAGSDLASLQTKAVRDGDEWLVTGQKVWTSGAHYSDIGEIICRTDPDLPKHKGLTGFVVDMKAPGVEVRPLRQMTGGASFNEVFFNEVRVPDDHRLGDVNQGWTVALTTLMNERASIGAGGAGGSSVMSFARLGEMVRHFGLDTDPLVRQELADLVIRSRVAGYTGQRAMDKLRAGQLPGPEMSIGKLALTNNMYATAEFVCRVLGPRIIADSGEWGTWAWSKFVLGVPGMRIAGGSDEVMKNIVGERVLGLPKDSGIDSTSPFKDLRVGTQAG is encoded by the coding sequence ATGCCCGACATCACGCTGGAGGAGTTCGAGAAGGAGGCCCGGGCGTTCCTCGACGCCAACGCGCCGCTGCGCGAGGAGGAGAAGCGGTTCGTCTGGGGCGAGGGCTCCGACCGGGTGGCGCTGTTCGACGAGAAGGCCCGCGACGCCGAGCGGGTCGAGCTGCAGCGGGCCCAGGCGTGGCGGGCCACCAAGTTCGACGCCGGCTTCGGCTGGGTCGGCGGCCCCGCGCAGTACGGCGGCCGTGAGCTGCCCGCGGCCTACGACCGGCTCTGGCAGAGCCTGGAGTCGCGCTACCAGACGCCGAACCAGGGCTTCTTCGGGATCGGCCTCGGCATGGTGGCGCCCACGATCCTCGCCCACGGCTCCGACACCGCCAGGGACGCGTACCTGCGGAAGATGTACCGGGGCGACATCGTCGGGTGCCAGCTGTTCAGCGAGCCGGGTGCCGGCTCCGACCTGGCGTCGCTGCAGACCAAGGCCGTGCGCGACGGTGACGAGTGGCTCGTCACGGGCCAGAAGGTGTGGACCTCGGGCGCCCACTACTCCGACATCGGCGAGATCATCTGCCGCACCGATCCCGACCTGCCCAAGCACAAGGGCCTGACCGGCTTCGTGGTCGACATGAAGGCGCCCGGGGTCGAGGTGCGGCCCCTGCGCCAGATGACGGGCGGGGCGTCGTTCAACGAGGTGTTCTTCAACGAGGTGCGGGTGCCCGACGACCACCGCCTGGGCGACGTGAACCAGGGTTGGACCGTGGCCCTCACCACCCTCATGAACGAGCGGGCGTCGATCGGGGCCGGCGGCGCGGGCGGCTCCAGCGTCATGTCGTTCGCCCGGCTCGGCGAGATGGTCCGGCACTTCGGCCTCGACACGGATCCCCTCGTGCGCCAGGAGCTCGCCGACCTGGTCATCCGCTCCCGGGTGGCGGGCTACACCGGGCAGCGGGCGATGGACAAGCTGCGCGCCGGCCAGCTGCCGGGGCCCGAGATGTCCATCGGCAAGCTGGCGCTCACCAACAACATGTACGCCACCGCCGAGTTCGTGTGCCGGGTGCTGGGGCCCCGCATCATCGCCGACTCGGGCGAGTGGGGGACGTGGGCCTGGTCGAAGTTCGTGCTCGGCGTGCCGGGCATGCGCATCGCGGGCGGCTCCGACGAGGTGATGAAGAACATCGTCGGCGAGCGAGTGCTGGGCCTGCCCAAGGACTCGGGCATCGACAGCACGAGCCCCTTCAAGGACCTGCGGGTCGGCACCCAGGCGGGCTAG
- a CDS encoding PIG-L family deacetylase, translated as MTEDPVHSPLPVPERALAIGAHPDDIEFGAGATLATWAAAGCEVSLLVCTDGSKGTWDPHEDLAHLVARRQEEQRAAARELGATGDVVFLGWPDGELECTLRQRWEIAYWIRRLRPTVVLGHDPWKRYRLHPDHRNAGFLACDGIVAARDPHFFPEQEIAAHRPEALLLFEADEHDHWEDVSGGVEAKLAALESHVSQFRSTMSIDNHGDGDQLEAFRRRVRERLAAHGAEIGVLHAEAFKRIDRL; from the coding sequence CTGACGGAGGACCCCGTGCACAGCCCGTTGCCCGTACCCGAGCGGGCCCTCGCCATCGGCGCCCATCCCGACGACATCGAGTTCGGAGCGGGGGCCACTCTCGCCACGTGGGCCGCAGCCGGCTGCGAGGTGAGCCTGCTCGTCTGCACCGACGGCTCGAAGGGCACGTGGGACCCCCACGAGGACTTGGCGCACCTGGTGGCCCGCCGCCAGGAGGAGCAGCGGGCCGCCGCCCGCGAGCTGGGCGCCACCGGCGACGTCGTGTTCCTGGGGTGGCCCGACGGCGAGCTGGAGTGCACGCTCCGCCAGCGCTGGGAGATCGCCTACTGGATCCGCCGCCTCCGCCCGACGGTCGTGCTCGGTCACGACCCGTGGAAGCGCTACCGGCTCCACCCCGACCACCGCAACGCCGGCTTCCTCGCGTGCGACGGCATCGTGGCCGCGCGCGATCCCCACTTCTTCCCCGAGCAGGAGATCGCGGCGCACCGGCCGGAGGCCCTGCTGCTGTTCGAGGCCGACGAGCACGACCACTGGGAGGACGTCAGCGGCGGGGTCGAGGCCAAGCTGGCCGCCCTCGAATCGCACGTGAGCCAGTTCCGCTCCACGATGTCGATCGACAACCACGGCGACGGCGACCAGCTGGAGGCGTTCCGCCGGCGGGTCCGCGAGCGCCTGGCCGCGCACGGAGCCGAGATCGGCGTGCTCCACGCCGAGGCCTTCAAGAGGATCGACCGCCTGTAG
- a CDS encoding RpiB/LacA/LacB family sugar-phosphate isomerase has protein sequence MRVAFGTDERTVVTDELCRHLTGAGHELVTVAEGEAWPDVGRRVGALVAGGGADIGIVCCWTGTGVSIAANKVPGVRAALCTDAETARGARRWNDANVLALGLRLTSPVVACEIVDAFVATPADESEREHVGRLG, from the coding sequence ATGCGGGTCGCCTTCGGCACCGACGAGCGAACCGTCGTCACCGACGAGCTGTGCCGCCATCTCACCGGTGCCGGCCACGAGCTGGTCACGGTGGCCGAGGGCGAGGCATGGCCCGACGTCGGGCGGAGGGTGGGGGCGCTGGTGGCCGGGGGAGGCGCCGACATCGGCATCGTGTGCTGCTGGACGGGGACGGGCGTGTCGATCGCGGCCAACAAGGTGCCCGGGGTGCGGGCCGCGCTGTGCACCGACGCCGAGACGGCCCGCGGGGCCCGGCGCTGGAACGACGCCAACGTGCTGGCCCTCGGCCTGCGGCTCACGTCGCCGGTCGTGGCCTGCGAGATCGTGGACGCCTTCGTGGCCACGCCGGCCGACGAGTCGGAGCGGGAGCACGTCGGGAGGTTGGGGTGA
- a CDS encoding response regulator transcription factor: protein MTVRVFLLDDHEIVRRGLRDLLEAEDDLEVVGEASTAAEAVGRIPATTPDVAVLDVRLPDGNGVEVCRDIRARHPEVQCLILTSFADDDALFDAIMAGAAGYVLKQIRGNDLVDAVRKVAQGQSLLDPAVTRRVLERLRRGPEEDERLARLTDQERRILELIAEGLTNRQIADRIHLAEKTVKNYVSNLLTKLGMERRTEAAVYAARLAERRRESP, encoded by the coding sequence ATGACGGTCCGGGTGTTCCTCCTCGACGACCACGAGATCGTCCGACGCGGCCTCCGCGACCTGCTCGAGGCCGAAGACGACCTCGAGGTCGTCGGCGAGGCGTCCACCGCGGCCGAGGCGGTGGGCCGCATCCCGGCCACGACGCCCGACGTGGCCGTGCTCGACGTGCGGCTGCCCGACGGCAACGGCGTGGAGGTGTGCCGGGACATCCGCGCCCGCCACCCGGAGGTGCAGTGCCTCATCCTCACGTCGTTCGCCGACGACGACGCCCTGTTCGACGCCATCATGGCGGGGGCCGCCGGCTACGTCCTCAAGCAGATCAGGGGCAACGACCTGGTCGACGCCGTGCGCAAGGTCGCCCAGGGCCAGTCGCTGCTCGACCCGGCCGTGACCCGCCGGGTGCTCGAGCGGCTGCGGCGAGGGCCCGAGGAGGACGAGCGCCTGGCCCGGCTCACCGACCAGGAGCGGCGGATCCTCGAGCTGATCGCCGAGGGCCTCACCAACCGCCAGATCGCCGACCGCATCCACCTGGCCGAGAAGACGGTGAAGAACTACGTGTCGAACCTGCTGACCAAGTTGGGCATGGAGCGCCGCACCGAGGCGGCGGTGTACGCCGCCCGTCTCGCCGAGCGCCGCCGCGAGTCCCCGTGA
- a CDS encoding alpha-mannosidase, which yields MPQRTVAVVPHTHWDREWYSPFQTFRLRLVDLLDELLPRLEADPSLSHFLLDGQMALVDDYLAVRPEAEERLRRLAASGRVAMGPWYTLPDEFLVSGETLVRNLQRGLQRAAAFGGAMAVGYLPDMFGHVAQMPQLLRQAELDQAVVWRGVPAAVDRTAFWWEAPDGSRVRAQYLWTAGYGNGAYLPDDAGELVGRIRAWEQDLGPALVGDLLWMYGTDHQVPRPHLGRVVAEANDLQDDYHLEITSLSAFLDAAPTDGLATWVGELRSGARANLLMGVISNRVDVKQAAARAERAVEQLAEPLCALFLPADRWPERLLDEAWLQLLRNSAHDSICACSADDVVEAVLHRYAEAVHIAQGLTERALRALGESLATEGPVVVNPSPRARSGLVELDLPGDVEAEGTQPLVADPQVPGDLRLTGAELPPYLNLLRSQQLDAHTYVNAIDVDDRGDEVEVVLSADRHLLENLIVSDVKADLLAKAQARPDAHFHIRVTRPPRRRVLARMDDLPAYGWAAWTPAPLSVVPVAASRTTMANGLVTVEVDPDRGTFAIDGLPGFGHLVDDGDHGDTYSWSPPEHDLLVDEPEDVQVHVADAGPLLARLVVDRRYTWPERVRARRRVGERTVDVRTTLELRAGERLVRMTVAFDNPSRDHRLRAWLPLPRPATTSSAECAFAVVERGLTAEGGPSETGIPTFPSRRFVQAGGLTVVHEGLDEYELVDVHDGAAHALALTLLRATGMLSRVEVATRPLPAGPPMRVEGPQLLGHREVHLAVQVGDVDPYALVDQAYLPLQVAVGRGTGTRPATGQALDLRGARVSSVVRTAGGLEVRLFNPTAEPTWVDLGGHRGWLVDLRGAPVGPVEGGFGLAPWRIATVRLPG from the coding sequence ATGCCGCAGCGCACCGTGGCCGTCGTGCCCCACACCCACTGGGACCGCGAGTGGTACTCGCCCTTCCAGACCTTCCGCCTCCGCCTCGTCGACCTCCTCGACGAGCTGCTCCCGCGGCTCGAGGCCGACCCGTCGCTCTCGCACTTCCTGCTCGATGGCCAGATGGCCCTGGTCGACGACTACCTGGCGGTGCGGCCCGAGGCCGAGGAGCGCCTGCGCCGGCTGGCCGCGAGCGGCCGCGTGGCCATGGGGCCGTGGTACACGCTGCCCGACGAGTTCCTCGTGTCGGGCGAGACCCTCGTGCGGAACCTGCAGCGCGGCCTCCAGCGAGCGGCCGCCTTCGGCGGGGCCATGGCGGTGGGCTACCTCCCCGACATGTTCGGGCACGTGGCCCAGATGCCCCAGCTCCTCCGGCAGGCCGAGCTCGACCAGGCCGTGGTCTGGCGCGGGGTGCCGGCGGCCGTCGACCGGACCGCCTTCTGGTGGGAGGCTCCCGACGGCTCCCGGGTGCGCGCCCAGTACCTGTGGACCGCCGGCTACGGCAACGGCGCCTACCTTCCCGACGACGCCGGGGAGCTCGTCGGCCGCATCCGGGCGTGGGAGCAGGACCTGGGCCCCGCCCTGGTCGGTGACCTGCTGTGGATGTACGGCACCGACCATCAGGTGCCCCGCCCCCACCTCGGCCGGGTCGTGGCCGAGGCCAACGACCTGCAGGACGACTACCACCTGGAGATCACCAGCCTGTCGGCGTTCCTCGACGCCGCCCCCACCGACGGCCTGGCCACGTGGGTGGGCGAGCTGCGCTCCGGCGCTCGGGCCAACCTGCTGATGGGCGTGATCTCCAACCGGGTCGACGTGAAGCAGGCGGCGGCACGGGCAGAGCGGGCCGTCGAGCAGCTGGCCGAACCCCTGTGCGCGCTGTTCCTCCCGGCCGACCGCTGGCCCGAGCGGCTGCTCGACGAGGCCTGGCTGCAGCTGCTCCGCAACTCGGCCCACGACTCGATCTGCGCGTGCTCGGCCGACGACGTGGTGGAGGCCGTGCTCCACCGCTACGCCGAGGCCGTGCACATCGCCCAGGGCCTCACCGAGCGGGCGCTGCGCGCCCTCGGCGAGTCGCTGGCCACCGAGGGGCCGGTCGTCGTGAACCCCTCGCCCCGGGCGCGCAGCGGCCTGGTGGAGCTCGACCTCCCCGGCGACGTCGAGGCCGAGGGCACCCAGCCGCTCGTCGCCGACCCGCAGGTGCCGGGTGACCTCCGCCTCACCGGCGCCGAGCTCCCGCCCTACCTCAACCTGCTCCGCAGCCAGCAGCTCGACGCCCACACCTACGTGAACGCCATCGACGTCGACGATCGCGGCGACGAGGTCGAGGTGGTCCTCTCCGCCGACCGCCACCTGCTCGAGAACCTCATCGTGTCGGACGTGAAGGCCGACCTGCTGGCCAAGGCGCAGGCCCGGCCAGACGCCCACTTCCACATCCGGGTGACCCGGCCACCCCGCCGGCGCGTGCTGGCCCGGATGGACGACCTGCCCGCCTACGGCTGGGCGGCGTGGACGCCGGCGCCGCTCTCCGTCGTGCCCGTCGCCGCCTCGCGGACGACCATGGCCAACGGCCTGGTGACGGTGGAGGTCGACCCCGACCGCGGCACCTTCGCCATCGACGGCCTGCCCGGCTTCGGGCACCTCGTCGACGACGGCGACCACGGCGACACCTACAGCTGGTCCCCACCCGAGCACGACCTGCTCGTCGACGAGCCCGAGGACGTGCAGGTGCACGTGGCCGACGCCGGGCCGCTCCTCGCCCGCCTCGTCGTCGACCGGCGCTACACCTGGCCGGAGCGGGTGCGGGCCCGCCGCCGGGTCGGCGAGCGCACGGTCGACGTGCGGACCACCCTCGAGCTCCGGGCCGGCGAGCGGCTGGTGCGGATGACCGTGGCCTTCGACAACCCCAGCCGCGACCACCGGCTCCGGGCCTGGCTGCCCCTCCCCCGGCCGGCCACCACGTCGTCGGCCGAGTGCGCGTTCGCCGTCGTGGAGCGGGGCCTCACCGCCGAGGGCGGGCCCTCGGAGACGGGCATCCCCACGTTCCCGAGCCGCCGCTTCGTGCAGGCCGGGGGGCTCACCGTGGTGCACGAGGGACTCGACGAGTACGAGCTGGTCGACGTGCACGACGGCGCGGCCCACGCGCTGGCCCTCACCCTGCTTCGGGCCACAGGGATGCTGTCACGCGTCGAGGTGGCGACCCGACCGCTGCCGGCGGGCCCGCCGATGCGCGTCGAGGGGCCCCAGCTGCTCGGCCACCGGGAGGTGCACCTCGCCGTGCAGGTGGGCGACGTCGACCCCTACGCCCTGGTCGACCAGGCCTACCTGCCGCTGCAGGTCGCCGTGGGCCGGGGCACGGGGACCCGCCCGGCCACCGGTCAGGCCCTCGATCTCCGGGGGGCCCGGGTGTCCTCGGTGGTGCGCACGGCGGGCGGCCTCGAGGTCCGCCTCTTCAACCCCACGGCCGAACCCACGTGGGTCGACCTCGGGGGGCACCGCGGCTGGCTGGTCGACCTGCGGGGCGCGCCGGTCGGCCCGGTCGAGGGCGGCTTCGGGCTGGCGCCCTGGCGCATCGCGACCGTTCGCCTGCCCGGATGA
- the selD gene encoding selenide, water dikinase SelD, whose amino-acid sequence MTEVDIRLTEWTSCGGCAAKWGAAPLSALVQELAAATADESLLVGLAPFDDAAVYRLSDDVALVSTTDFFPPLVDDPSDFGAIAAANACSDVFAMGGRVVLALNISAFPERMPVEAVAAILAAAAATVAEAGGAVAGGHTIRSEEPIFGLAVQGLVHPDRVFTKGGARVGDALVLSKPLGTGIVLAGGSDAAKAAAVLGMRRLNRGASERLRSLGGAVHAVTDVTGFGLLGHGWEMAERGGVRLSFDGARLPLYQGALEAAEAGIRTGGDARNRQHLAGRVLVSAAPALEAIAYDPQTSGGLLAAVDRSAVAQLEVGGFVLVGVVDSGAPGVTLS is encoded by the coding sequence GTGACCGAGGTCGACATCCGGCTCACCGAGTGGACGTCGTGCGGGGGGTGCGCCGCCAAGTGGGGGGCGGCGCCGCTGTCGGCGCTCGTCCAGGAGCTGGCGGCGGCGACCGCCGACGAGTCGCTCCTCGTCGGGCTGGCACCGTTCGACGATGCCGCGGTCTACCGCTTGTCGGACGACGTGGCGCTGGTGTCCACCACCGACTTCTTCCCGCCGCTCGTCGACGACCCGTCCGACTTCGGGGCCATCGCCGCGGCCAACGCCTGCAGCGACGTGTTCGCCATGGGTGGCCGGGTGGTGCTGGCCCTCAACATCTCGGCGTTCCCGGAGCGGATGCCGGTGGAGGCGGTGGCCGCGATCCTGGCTGCCGCCGCCGCGACGGTGGCGGAGGCCGGCGGTGCGGTGGCGGGCGGGCACACCATCCGCTCCGAGGAGCCGATCTTCGGCCTCGCGGTGCAGGGGCTGGTGCACCCCGACCGCGTGTTCACCAAGGGCGGGGCACGGGTGGGGGACGCGCTGGTGCTGTCGAAGCCCCTCGGCACCGGCATCGTGCTGGCCGGCGGCTCGGACGCGGCCAAGGCGGCCGCGGTGCTGGGCATGCGCCGGCTCAACCGCGGGGCGTCCGAGCGGCTCCGATCGCTCGGGGGTGCGGTGCACGCGGTCACGGACGTGACCGGCTTCGGCCTGCTGGGCCACGGGTGGGAGATGGCCGAGCGCGGCGGTGTGCGGCTCTCGTTCGACGGCGCCCGCCTCCCGCTCTACCAGGGCGCGCTGGAGGCGGCCGAGGCGGGGATCCGCACGGGTGGCGACGCTCGGAACCGCCAACACCTGGCCGGTCGGGTGCTGGTGTCGGCCGCCCCGGCGTTGGAGGCGATCGCCTACGACCCGCAGACCTCCGGTGGCCTCCTCGCCGCGGTCGACCGCTCGGCGGTCGCCCAGCTCGAGGTCGGTGGGTTCGTGCTGGTCGGCGTGGTCGACAGCGGCGCGCCCGGCGTCACCCTGAGCTGA
- the corA gene encoding magnesium/cobalt transporter CorA: MISVRHYRTGAPGVEIGDPETIDQHLAEQDGLVWVDVDAPTPEDVKLLVEEFDVHHLAAEDLLEARQRPKLERYGNHFLLVARDCRLEDTTLVAMEIDVVFGDGWIITVRKPSHLGHEPVSLDEVARHFERQRSGEGATDEGFLLYVLLDTLVDRYFVVVDQLEERLEDLEELVFGEEGQGAPVASSDAVELQRTMFRLRSTLMGLRRSVAPLREVLGALQRREVPFLGEAAVMHLQDVYDHVLRIVDLNESQRELLTAVQEARIAIAGNRMNQVMKTMTSWGAILLGSTLIAGIYGMNFRYMPELDWRYGYPMALTMMLVLTVGLFRWFKRHEWL; the protein is encoded by the coding sequence GTGATCTCGGTGCGCCACTACCGCACCGGCGCCCCGGGCGTCGAGATCGGTGATCCCGAGACGATCGACCAGCACCTGGCCGAGCAGGACGGCCTGGTCTGGGTCGACGTGGACGCGCCGACGCCGGAGGACGTGAAGCTCCTCGTCGAGGAGTTCGACGTGCACCACCTGGCCGCCGAGGATCTCCTCGAGGCCCGCCAGCGCCCGAAGCTCGAGCGCTACGGCAACCACTTCCTGCTGGTGGCCCGGGACTGCCGCCTCGAGGACACGACCCTGGTGGCGATGGAGATCGACGTCGTCTTCGGCGACGGCTGGATCATCACCGTGCGCAAGCCGTCGCACCTGGGACACGAGCCGGTCTCGTTGGACGAGGTGGCGCGCCACTTCGAGCGCCAGCGCTCGGGCGAGGGCGCGACCGACGAGGGGTTCCTGCTCTACGTGCTCCTCGACACCCTCGTCGACCGGTACTTCGTGGTGGTCGACCAGCTGGAGGAGCGCCTCGAGGACCTCGAGGAGCTGGTCTTCGGCGAGGAGGGGCAGGGGGCACCCGTAGCCAGCTCCGACGCCGTCGAGCTCCAGCGGACGATGTTCCGGCTGCGCTCGACCTTGATGGGGCTGCGACGCTCGGTGGCGCCGCTGCGAGAGGTGCTGGGCGCGCTCCAGCGGCGTGAGGTGCCGTTCCTGGGCGAGGCGGCGGTGATGCACCTCCAGGACGTCTACGACCACGTGCTGCGCATCGTCGACCTGAACGAGAGCCAGCGCGAGCTGCTCACCGCGGTGCAGGAGGCGAGGATCGCCATCGCCGGCAACCGCATGAACCAGGTGATGAAGACCATGACCTCGTGGGGCGCGATCCTGCTCGGATCCACCCTCATCGCCGGGATCTACGGGATGAACTTCAGGTACATGCCCGAGCTCGACTGGCGGTACGGCTACCCGATGGCGCTGACCATGATGCTGGTCCTCACCGTCGGGCTCTTCCGTTGGTTCAAGCGTCACGAGTGGCTGTAA
- the cofC gene encoding 2-phospho-L-lactate guanylyltransferase, with protein MPTSVAVLVPVKRFAEAKLRLAPALAPEARARLARDMAAGVIAAAAPLAVTVVCDDDEVATWARGVGAAVLWCPQRGLDAAVADGVAALAASGLARVIVAHADLPLAVGLSWVAAFEGVTLVPDRRDDGTNVACVPAAAGFRFAYGPGSFRRHAAEARRLGLGLRVVRERRLGWDVDLPADLALPLDLAPSPHVAIGAPST; from the coding sequence GTGCCCACCTCCGTGGCCGTGCTGGTGCCGGTGAAGCGCTTCGCCGAGGCCAAGCTGCGGCTCGCCCCCGCGCTGGCGCCCGAGGCGCGGGCCCGCCTGGCCCGCGACATGGCCGCCGGGGTGATCGCGGCGGCCGCTCCCCTGGCAGTGACGGTGGTGTGCGACGACGACGAGGTGGCCACCTGGGCCCGCGGGGTCGGCGCGGCCGTGCTGTGGTGCCCCCAGCGCGGCCTCGACGCCGCAGTGGCCGACGGTGTGGCCGCGCTGGCGGCCTCGGGCCTGGCCCGGGTGATCGTGGCCCACGCGGACCTCCCGCTCGCCGTCGGCCTGTCGTGGGTGGCCGCGTTCGAGGGCGTGACCCTCGTGCCCGACCGCCGCGACGACGGCACCAACGTGGCCTGTGTACCGGCAGCCGCCGGCTTCCGGTTCGCCTACGGCCCCGGCTCGTTCCGGCGGCACGCGGCCGAGGCCCGCCGCCTGGGCCTGGGCCTGCGCGTGGTGCGAGAGCGCCGCCTCGGCTGGGACGTCGACCTCCCCGCCGACCTCGCCCTGCCCCTCGACCTGGCCCCGTCGCCCCACGTGGCCATCGGCGCCCCCTCGACCTGA
- a CDS encoding pyridoxamine 5'-phosphate oxidase family protein, translating to MRLIDERTGLEVLDRHECLKLLAADHIGRVAVVDGGRPLVLPVNYVLDGESVLFRTAPGTKFDLAVRGANVAFEIDAADPLYHTGWSVLGNGLAEEVTDPAELARIADLPLRPWAAGEKPHVVRVRLEQLNGRRIVHVAEGLDEPAEAAE from the coding sequence ATGCGCCTGATCGACGAACGCACCGGGCTCGAGGTGCTCGACCGCCACGAGTGCCTGAAGCTGCTGGCCGCCGACCACATCGGCCGCGTGGCCGTGGTCGACGGGGGCCGGCCGCTGGTGCTGCCGGTGAACTACGTGCTCGACGGCGAGTCGGTGCTGTTCCGCACCGCCCCCGGCACCAAGTTCGACCTCGCGGTGCGGGGCGCCAACGTGGCCTTCGAGATCGATGCCGCCGATCCCCTGTACCACACGGGGTGGAGCGTGCTCGGCAACGGGCTGGCCGAGGAGGTGACCGACCCGGCCGAGCTGGCCCGCATCGCCGACCTGCCGCTGCGGCCGTGGGCGGCGGGCGAGAAGCCCCACGTGGTGCGGGTGCGCCTCGAGCAGCTGAACGGGCGGCGGATCGTGCACGTGGCCGAGGGCCTCGACGAGCCCGCGGAGGCCGCGGAGTAG
- a CDS encoding PaaI family thioesterase has translation MSDFPLADLLGLRAERGDPGRGSATIAVTPTHHNPHGVVHGAVVFALVDTAMGAAVTGLLPEGATCATIEVQVRFLRPVTGGPLVAEAEVVHPGRRILHLESRVRDADDRLVALATGSFAVLSPPTD, from the coding sequence ATGAGCGACTTCCCGCTCGCCGACCTGCTCGGCCTGCGCGCCGAACGGGGCGATCCCGGCCGCGGGAGCGCCACCATCGCCGTCACGCCCACCCACCACAACCCGCACGGGGTCGTGCACGGCGCCGTCGTGTTCGCCCTCGTCGACACGGCCATGGGCGCGGCCGTCACCGGCCTGCTGCCCGAGGGCGCGACCTGCGCCACCATCGAGGTCCAGGTTCGCTTCCTGCGCCCGGTCACCGGCGGGCCGCTGGTGGCCGAGGCCGAGGTGGTGCACCCCGGCCGGCGCATCCTCCACCTCGAGTCGAGGGTGAGGGATGCCGACGACCGGCTGGTCGCCCTGGCCACGGGCTCCTTCGCCGTCCTCTCACCGCCCACCGACTGA
- a CDS encoding ribonuclease HII, which translates to MDEVGRGSWAGPLTVGAAVLPRDRRVRGVRDSKQLTEAGREHLFDRIAGWCTAWSVGHASPEECDELGMSEAQRLAARRALDGLGLAPHRVLVDGAWDFVGNGATERLVRGDATCLSISAASILAKVTRDRIMRAEAEHYPAYEFAANKGYPCPRHRAALAWLGPSAIHRRSWVFMDHQPWTGVRRLYQVEQLGLALGPR; encoded by the coding sequence ATGGACGAGGTGGGTCGCGGCTCGTGGGCCGGTCCCCTCACGGTGGGCGCGGCCGTGCTGCCACGGGACCGACGCGTCCGCGGGGTCCGGGACTCCAAGCAGCTGACCGAGGCCGGGCGCGAGCACCTCTTCGACCGCATCGCAGGCTGGTGCACGGCCTGGTCGGTGGGCCATGCCAGCCCCGAGGAGTGCGACGAGCTGGGCATGTCCGAGGCGCAGCGCCTCGCCGCCCGCCGGGCGCTCGACGGCCTGGGCCTCGCTCCCCACCGGGTCCTCGTGGACGGGGCGTGGGACTTCGTCGGGAACGGCGCCACCGAGCGGCTGGTGAGGGGCGACGCCACCTGCCTGTCGATCTCGGCTGCCTCGATCCTTGCCAAGGTCACCCGCGACCGGATCATGCGCGCCGAGGCCGAGCACTACCCGGCCTACGAGTTCGCCGCCAACAAGGGCTACCCGTGCCCCCGGCACCGGGCGGCGCTGGCGTGGCTCGGCCCGAGCGCGATCCACCGGCGCAGCTGGGTCTTCATGGATCACCAGCCCTGGACGGGCGTGCGCCGCCTCTACCAGGTCGAGCAGCTCGGCCTGGCGCTCGGTCCGCGCTAG
- a CDS encoding NifU N-terminal domain-containing protein produces MGQPVSVVEKMSATPGVVRFEANRSLTGMGHERYRSREDATGTRPPDELARRLFDTGQVAAVHVYSNMVTIDLAKGATADGLREVVEDLFLYYREGVTPATP; encoded by the coding sequence GTGGGCCAGCCCGTCAGCGTCGTCGAGAAGATGTCTGCCACGCCCGGCGTCGTCCGCTTCGAGGCCAACCGCAGCCTGACCGGCATGGGCCACGAGCGGTACCGCTCCCGCGAGGACGCCACCGGCACCCGCCCGCCCGACGAGCTGGCGCGCCGGCTGTTCGACACCGGCCAGGTCGCGGCGGTGCACGTGTACAGCAACATGGTCACGATCGACCTGGCCAAGGGCGCCACGGCCGATGGGCTGCGCGAGGTGGTGGAGGACCTGTTCCTGTACTACCGCGAGGGCGTCACCCCCGCCACGCCGTAG